One segment of Streptomyces roseifaciens DNA contains the following:
- the rpmA gene encoding 50S ribosomal protein L27 has translation MAHKKGASSTRNGRDSNAQRLGVKRFGGQVVNAGEILVRQRGTHFHPGAGVGRGGDDTLFALEAGAVQFGTHRGRKVVNIVPAV, from the coding sequence ATGGCACACAAGAAGGGCGCATCGTCCACCCGGAACGGTCGCGACTCCAACGCTCAGCGGCTCGGCGTGAAGCGCTTCGGCGGTCAGGTCGTCAACGCCGGTGAGATCCTGGTCCGCCAGCGTGGCACCCACTTCCACCCGGGCGCCGGTGTCGGTCGCGGTGGCGACGACACGCTGTTCGCGCTTGAGGCCGGTGCGGTGCAGTTCGGCACCCACCGCGGCCGCAAGGTCGTCAACATCGTTCCGGCTGTCTGA
- a CDS encoding TIGR03936 family radical SAM-associated protein: MQRIRLRYTKRGRLRFTSHRDFQRAFERALRRAEVPMAYSAGFTPHPKVSYANAAPTGTGSEAEYLEIQLAEVREVEQLRKLLDESLPDGLDITDAVEARTSSFADRLEASVWELRLDGVEAADAERAVAAFMAAEQVDVQRRTKNGLRTFDARGAVIRLEARDAAADRPGDGPCAILRLVVRHATPAVRPDDVLSGLRATADLAPPVPAAVTRLAQGLLDEESGTVTDPLALDREAAPAFPTTAAGPSPAGDAQVPEGSA, translated from the coding sequence GTGCAGCGCATTCGCCTGCGCTACACCAAGCGCGGCCGCCTCCGGTTCACCAGCCACCGTGACTTCCAGCGCGCCTTCGAGCGCGCCCTGCGGCGCGCCGAGGTGCCCATGGCGTACTCGGCGGGCTTCACCCCGCACCCCAAGGTGTCGTACGCCAATGCCGCACCCACCGGCACGGGCAGTGAGGCCGAGTACCTGGAGATCCAGCTCGCCGAGGTCCGCGAGGTGGAGCAGCTGCGCAAGCTGCTCGACGAGTCGCTGCCGGACGGGCTGGACATCACGGACGCCGTGGAGGCCCGCACGTCCTCCTTCGCCGACCGGCTGGAGGCCTCCGTCTGGGAGCTGCGGCTGGACGGCGTGGAGGCCGCGGACGCCGAGCGCGCCGTTGCGGCGTTCATGGCGGCCGAGCAGGTGGACGTCCAGCGCCGCACCAAAAACGGGTTGCGGACCTTCGACGCCCGTGGCGCCGTGATCCGGCTCGAAGCGCGGGACGCCGCGGCCGATAGGCCCGGCGACGGTCCCTGTGCGATACTGCGGCTGGTTGTTCGGCACGCCACACCCGCCGTTCGACCCGACGACGTCCTGTCCGGTCTCCGCGCTACGGCCGACCTGGCGCCGCCGGTCCCCGCTGCGGTGACCAGGCTGGCGCAGGGGCTGCTCGATGAGGAGTCCGGCACGGTGACCGACCCGCTCGCGCTTGACCGCGAAGCCGCCCCGGCCTTCCCCACCACGGCCGCCGGGCCGAGCCCCGCAGGCGATGCGCAGGTGCCGGAAGGTTCCGCGTAA
- the rplU gene encoding 50S ribosomal protein L21: MYAIVRSGGRQHKVAVGDIVEVDKISTGNVGDAVELSTLLVVDGENVTSDPWVLAGIKVSAEIVDHHKGAKIDILKYKNKTGYRKRIGHRQQYTAVKITGIPTAAK; this comes from the coding sequence GTGTACGCAATCGTGCGTAGCGGTGGTCGTCAGCACAAGGTTGCTGTCGGCGACATCGTCGAGGTTGACAAGATTTCCACCGGCAACGTGGGCGACGCGGTCGAGCTCTCGACGCTGCTCGTCGTCGACGGTGAGAACGTCACCAGCGACCCGTGGGTCCTGGCCGGCATCAAGGTCTCGGCCGAGATCGTCGACCACCACAAGGGTGCCAAGATCGACATCCTGAAGTACAAGAACAAGACCGGTTACCGCAAGCGCATCGGTCACCGCCAGCAGTACACCGCGGTGAAGATCACCGGCATCCCCACGGCTGCGAAGTAA
- the rodA gene encoding rod shape-determining protein RodA: MTATDGYRARRYSPERSAWGRLTARDSVLRRLDWVMVWAALALSGIGTLLVYSATRNRTELNQGDPYYFLLRNILNTGIGLGLAIGAVWVGHRALRGAVPILYVISVLLTVAVLTPLGATINGARSWIQLGGGFSLQPSEFTKITIALGMAMLLAGKVDAGERLNPDHRTVVEALGLAALPIVIILLMPDLGSVMVLVVIVLAVLLASGASNRWIAGLLGTGVLGCVLIWQLGVLDEYQINRFAAFANPALDPSGVGYNTNQARIAIGSGGLLGSGLFRGSQTTGQFVPEQQTDFIFTVAGEELGFVGAGAIIFLVGVVIWRACRIARETTELYGTIVAAGIIAWFAFQSFENIGMTLGIMPVTGLPLPFVSYGGSSMFAAWIAIGLLQSIKVQRPVSA; encoded by the coding sequence GTGACCGCCACCGACGGCTACCGCGCCCGCCGCTACAGCCCCGAGCGCTCCGCCTGGGGCCGCCTCACCGCCCGCGACTCCGTCCTCCGCCGCCTGGACTGGGTCATGGTGTGGGCCGCCCTCGCCCTCTCCGGCATCGGCACCCTGCTCGTCTACTCGGCCACCCGCAACCGCACCGAGCTCAACCAGGGCGACCCGTACTACTTCCTGCTCCGCAACATCCTCAACACCGGCATCGGACTGGGCCTGGCCATCGGCGCCGTCTGGGTCGGCCACCGCGCCCTGCGCGGCGCCGTGCCCATCCTCTACGTCATCTCCGTCCTGCTCACCGTCGCCGTCCTCACCCCGCTCGGCGCCACCATCAACGGCGCCCGGTCCTGGATCCAGCTCGGCGGCGGCTTCTCCCTGCAGCCCTCCGAGTTCACCAAGATCACCATCGCGCTGGGCATGGCGATGCTGCTCGCCGGGAAGGTCGACGCGGGGGAGCGGCTCAACCCCGACCACCGCACCGTCGTCGAGGCCCTCGGCCTCGCCGCCCTGCCCATCGTCATCATCCTGCTGATGCCCGACCTCGGCTCGGTGATGGTGCTCGTCGTCATCGTCCTCGCCGTGCTCCTGGCCTCCGGCGCCTCCAACCGCTGGATCGCCGGGCTGCTCGGCACCGGCGTCCTCGGCTGCGTCCTCATCTGGCAGCTCGGCGTCCTCGACGAGTACCAGATCAACCGCTTCGCCGCCTTCGCCAACCCCGCGCTCGACCCCTCCGGCGTCGGCTACAACACCAACCAGGCCCGCATCGCCATCGGCTCCGGCGGCCTCCTCGGCTCCGGCCTCTTCCGCGGCTCCCAGACCACCGGGCAGTTCGTGCCCGAGCAGCAGACCGACTTCATCTTCACCGTCGCCGGCGAGGAGCTCGGCTTCGTCGGCGCCGGTGCGATCATCTTCCTCGTCGGCGTCGTCATCTGGCGCGCCTGCCGCATCGCCCGCGAGACCACCGAGCTCTACGGGACGATCGTGGCGGCCGGGATCATCGCCTGGTTCGCCTTCCAGTCCTTCGAGAACATCGGGATGACGCTCGGGATCATGCCGGTGACGGGCCTGCCGCTGCCCTTCGTCTCCTACGGGGGGTCGTCGATGTTCGCGGCGTGGATCGCGATCGGGCTCCTGCAGTCGATCAAGGTGCAGAGACCCGTTTCGGCCTAG
- a CDS encoding Rne/Rng family ribonuclease: MLESIEPTEPGSAGTEDNNSPSDTLPARRRRRAASRPAGPPAAAGASSEAPEAAAAPAAEAPAAPEAEATAAPSTPARPRRRATRKAAAPSGAPKAAEPAVATAPEVAESPQPVELTAEPTEEPAAEPAPRTRRRATRKATAPAGAPKGAEAVVEPVEPAVAAAVEEEAEEVAEELQAAAAAPARPRRRATRKATAPAGAPQAAEAAEQVTEPAEAEAAAAPEEQAPAAEPRGRRTRRRATAPATAAEAEQPAEAAAEPAPARPRTRRRVAAGDAEQAAAALEAAKEASRAREAEAEAAPAAEPAAPARGRRRAVRPPTAVFQAPVFTEPMFQTPETAAAAAAAAAVEEQPEAEVVEERVVEAQPAGRRRRRRRGEPAEAEQVEAPAAAAAEEEPEAESDEAAEAAAEDEEQGERPSRRRRRGGRRRRRGEAADAEGELEDEQAAEAEEAEAREEEAEEGEEAEGSSSSRRRRRRRRRSGEAIDTEPGADEPERTVVKVREPRKREEREPGTGFDEVQSIKGSTRMEAKKQRRREGREQGRRRVPIITEAEFLARREAVERVMVVRQSGERTQIGVLEDNVLVEHFVNKEQATSYVGNVYLGKVQNVLPSMEAAFVDIGKGRNAVLYAGEVNFEALGMGNGPRRIETALKSGQSVLVQVTKDPIGHKGARLTSQVSLPGRYLVYVPEGSMTGISRKLPDTERARLKTILKKIVPEDAGVIVRTAAEGASEDELRRDVERLQAQWEDIQKKAKQISTSSPSLLYGEPDMTVRVVRDIFNEDFSKVIVSGDQAWETIHGYVSHVAPDLADRLQKWTSDVDVFATYRIDEQLMKALDRKVWLPSGGSLVIDRTEAMVVVDVNTGKFTGQGGNLEETVTRNNLEAAEEIVRQLRLRDLGGIIVIDFIDMVLESNRDLVLRRLLECLGRDRTKHQVAEVTSLGLVQMTRKRVGQGLLESFSEGCVHCNGRGVIVHMDQPASVGGGGGGGKRGKKKGKGAGAAPEHEHVHEAAPVTEEVSSIAEAPAAAAVEPADEAPELEPVAVTEAQLQPSVGGDEEWFGSAAEAEAAAASSKRGRTRRRATRKASAPAGAPRAAEAEPEVVVEAPAPAAAPEAVAEPVAEPQAEVVEPVAEPVAEPVAEAAPAAPARPRRRATRRASAPAGSPSDTEAAVVVVPSVAAAAEPESAPVETPAAEPVAEGVEGVGEAEAAAPAEKPARKTAAKKATAKKAPAKKAAAKKTAAKKTTTAKKATAKKAATKTVAKKAPAKRATKKAAAEAVSSSED, from the coding sequence ATGCTCGAATCCATTGAGCCCACCGAGCCCGGCTCCGCCGGGACCGAGGACAACAACAGCCCCAGCGACACGCTGCCGGCACGTCGCCGCCGCCGTGCGGCTTCCCGCCCCGCGGGCCCGCCGGCCGCGGCCGGCGCCTCCTCCGAGGCCCCCGAAGCCGCCGCCGCACCCGCGGCGGAGGCCCCTGCAGCGCCGGAGGCCGAGGCCACGGCCGCTCCTTCGACGCCCGCCCGCCCGCGCCGCCGCGCCACCCGCAAGGCCGCTGCGCCCTCCGGTGCGCCGAAGGCCGCCGAGCCCGCCGTGGCGACCGCCCCCGAGGTGGCCGAGTCCCCGCAGCCGGTCGAGCTGACCGCCGAGCCCACCGAGGAGCCCGCGGCCGAGCCCGCTCCCCGTACGCGCCGCCGCGCCACCCGTAAGGCCACCGCCCCGGCGGGTGCGCCCAAGGGTGCCGAGGCCGTCGTCGAGCCGGTCGAGCCGGCCGTCGCCGCCGCCGTCGAGGAAGAGGCCGAGGAAGTGGCCGAGGAGCTCCAGGCCGCTGCGGCCGCCCCTGCCCGTCCGCGCCGCCGCGCCACCCGCAAGGCCACGGCGCCCGCCGGCGCCCCGCAGGCCGCCGAGGCCGCCGAGCAGGTGACCGAGCCCGCCGAGGCCGAGGCCGCCGCCGCGCCCGAGGAGCAGGCCCCCGCCGCCGAGCCCCGTGGCCGCCGTACGCGCCGCCGTGCCACCGCCCCCGCCACCGCCGCCGAGGCCGAGCAGCCCGCCGAGGCCGCCGCCGAGCCGGCTCCGGCCCGTCCGCGGACGCGCCGCCGTGTCGCCGCCGGTGACGCCGAGCAGGCCGCCGCCGCTCTCGAGGCCGCCAAGGAGGCGAGCCGCGCCCGCGAGGCCGAGGCCGAGGCCGCCCCGGCCGCGGAGCCCGCCGCCCCTGCGCGTGGCCGCCGCCGCGCCGTGCGCCCCCCGACGGCCGTCTTCCAGGCGCCCGTCTTCACCGAGCCGATGTTCCAGACCCCGGAGACCGCCGCTGCTGCCGCCGCCGCGGCCGCCGTGGAGGAGCAGCCCGAGGCCGAGGTCGTGGAGGAGCGCGTCGTCGAGGCGCAGCCCGCCGGCCGCCGCCGTCGCCGCCGCCGCGGCGAGCCCGCCGAGGCCGAGCAGGTGGAGGCCCCGGCCGCCGCCGCTGCCGAGGAGGAGCCGGAGGCCGAGTCCGATGAGGCCGCCGAGGCCGCCGCCGAGGACGAGGAGCAGGGCGAGCGCCCGTCGCGCCGTCGTCGCCGGGGTGGCCGTCGCCGCCGCCGTGGCGAGGCCGCGGACGCCGAGGGCGAGCTCGAGGACGAGCAGGCCGCCGAGGCCGAGGAGGCCGAGGCCCGCGAGGAGGAGGCCGAGGAGGGCGAGGAGGCCGAGGGCAGCTCCAGCAGCCGCCGTCGCCGTCGCCGTCGCCGCCGCAGCGGTGAGGCCATCGACACCGAGCCGGGTGCGGACGAGCCCGAGCGCACGGTCGTCAAGGTCCGCGAGCCGCGCAAGCGCGAGGAGCGCGAGCCGGGCACCGGCTTCGACGAGGTGCAGTCCATCAAGGGCTCGACCCGCATGGAGGCGAAGAAGCAGCGCCGCCGCGAGGGCCGCGAGCAGGGCCGCCGCCGTGTGCCGATCATCACGGAGGCCGAGTTCCTGGCCCGCCGCGAGGCCGTCGAGCGGGTGATGGTCGTCCGCCAGAGCGGCGAGCGCACCCAGATCGGCGTGCTGGAGGACAACGTCCTCGTCGAGCACTTCGTCAACAAGGAGCAGGCCACCAGCTACGTCGGCAACGTCTACCTGGGCAAGGTCCAGAACGTGCTGCCGTCGATGGAGGCCGCCTTCGTCGACATCGGCAAGGGCCGCAACGCCGTCCTCTACGCCGGCGAGGTCAACTTCGAGGCGCTCGGCATGGGCAACGGCCCGCGCCGCATCGAGACCGCGCTGAAGTCCGGCCAGTCCGTGCTCGTCCAGGTCACCAAGGACCCGATCGGCCACAAGGGCGCGCGTCTGACCAGCCAGGTCTCCCTCCCGGGCCGCTACCTCGTGTACGTGCCCGAGGGTTCGATGACCGGCATCAGCCGCAAGCTTCCCGACACCGAGCGGGCGCGTCTGAAGACCATCCTCAAGAAGATCGTCCCCGAGGACGCGGGCGTGATCGTGCGCACCGCCGCCGAGGGTGCGAGCGAGGACGAGCTGCGCCGTGACGTCGAGCGTCTGCAGGCGCAGTGGGAAGACATCCAGAAGAAGGCGAAGCAGATCTCGACGAGCTCGCCGAGCCTGCTCTACGGCGAGCCGGACATGACCGTCCGCGTCGTCCGCGACATCTTCAACGAGGACTTCTCCAAGGTCATCGTCAGCGGTGACCAGGCCTGGGAGACCATCCACGGCTACGTCTCGCACGTCGCGCCCGACCTGGCCGACCGGCTGCAGAAGTGGACGTCGGACGTCGACGTCTTCGCCACGTACCGGATCGACGAGCAGCTGATGAAGGCGCTGGACCGCAAGGTCTGGCTGCCGAGCGGCGGCTCGCTGGTGATCGACCGGACCGAGGCGATGGTCGTCGTCGACGTCAACACCGGCAAGTTCACCGGCCAGGGCGGCAACCTGGAGGAGACGGTCACCAGGAACAACCTGGAGGCGGCCGAGGAGATCGTGCGCCAGCTGCGGCTGCGCGACCTCGGCGGCATCATCGTGATCGACTTCATCGACATGGTGCTGGAGTCCAACCGGGACCTGGTGCTGCGGCGCCTGCTGGAGTGCCTGGGCCGGGACCGTACGAAGCACCAGGTCGCCGAGGTGACCTCGCTGGGCCTGGTCCAGATGACCCGCAAGCGGGTGGGCCAGGGCCTGCTGGAGTCCTTCTCCGAGGGCTGCGTGCACTGCAACGGCCGCGGCGTGATCGTCCACATGGACCAGCCGGCGTCCGTCGGTGGCGGTGGCGGTGGCGGCAAGCGCGGCAAGAAGAAGGGCAAGGGCGCGGGTGCCGCGCCCGAGCACGAGCACGTGCACGAGGCGGCTCCGGTCACCGAGGAGGTCTCCTCGATCGCGGAGGCCCCCGCGGCCGCCGCCGTCGAGCCGGCCGACGAGGCGCCCGAGCTGGAGCCGGTGGCCGTCACCGAGGCGCAGCTGCAGCCGTCGGTCGGCGGTGACGAGGAGTGGTTCGGCAGCGCCGCGGAAGCGGAGGCTGCGGCCGCCTCTTCCAAGCGTGGCCGTACGCGCCGCCGGGCGACCCGCAAGGCGTCCGCTCCGGCGGGTGCGCCGCGGGCCGCCGAGGCGGAGCCCGAGGTCGTCGTGGAGGCGCCTGCGCCGGCCGCTGCCCCGGAGGCCGTCGCCGAGCCGGTCGCGGAGCCGCAGGCCGAGGTCGTGGAGCCCGTCGCCGAGCCGGTGGCGGAGCCCGTGGCGGAGGCGGCCCCGGCCGCTCCCGCCCGCCCGCGCCGCCGGGCGACCCGCCGGGCCTCCGCGCCCGCGGGCTCCCCGTCGGACACCGAGGCAGCCGTCGTGGTCGTCCCGTCCGTGGCCGCGGCCGCGGAGCCGGAGTCCGCGCCGGTGGAGACCCCGGCCGCGGAGCCGGTCGCCGAGGGCGTCGAGGGCGTCGGCGAGGCGGAGGCCGCGGCCCCCGCCGAGAAGCCCGCCCGCAAGACGGCCGCGAAGAAGGCCACCGCCAAGAAGGCGCCGGCGAAGAAGGCCGCCGCCAAGAAGACGGCGGCCAAGAAGACGACGACCGCGAAGAAGGCCACGGCCAAGAAGGCCGCCACCAAGACGGTGGCCAAGAAGGCCCCGGCCAAGCGGGCGACGAAGAAGGCGGCCGCGGAAGCGGTGTCCTCCTCGGAGGACTGA
- a CDS encoding CYTH and CHAD domain-containing protein, with product MADTLREIERKYEAGGPAAAASLPDLSRVAGVATVTDEGTHKLDAVYYDTADRRLAAAGITLRRRTGGSDEGWHLKLPVAPGVRDEIRAPLSPDVPRALAALVRARIRHAGLLPLVRIRSRREVTHLLDPQGTLLAEASADKVRADRLGDGGRSARWTEFEVELGSGTDPAFLDTVEECLLEEGLRPSDAPSKLARALQETGDGKKAGEAGRQAARKPKKGGRGAVTAGDHVLAYVRHQADALLAYDTAVRRDAEDSVHQMRVATRRLRSAFRTYRDVLDREVTDPLGTELKWLAEELGADRDREVVAERLKDALGALPGTLVLGPVRARLRIYAAGRAQGTRKRLAALLDSDRYLTLLDALDALLADPPLRRAAALPAPEVLAGAVLHDYERLAGRVEHALATAPGPQRDTALHDARKAAKRARYAAEAAMPALGKPAKRFRSRMKDVQTLLGDHQDSVMTRTVLRTLAAEAHAAGESTFTLGLLYGREERQAADDERELPDVWAKAARKRYRAALGA from the coding sequence ATGGCGGACACTCTGCGCGAGATCGAGCGGAAGTACGAAGCCGGCGGCCCCGCGGCAGCGGCCTCGCTGCCCGACCTGAGCCGTGTCGCGGGCGTCGCGACCGTCACCGACGAAGGCACGCACAAACTCGACGCCGTCTACTACGACACCGCGGACCGGCGTCTCGCCGCGGCCGGCATCACCCTGCGCCGCCGCACCGGCGGCTCCGACGAGGGCTGGCACCTCAAGCTGCCCGTCGCTCCCGGGGTGCGGGACGAGATCCGGGCGCCCCTCTCGCCGGACGTGCCGCGCGCCCTCGCGGCCCTCGTCAGGGCCCGCATCCGGCACGCCGGGCTCCTCCCACTCGTCCGCATCCGCTCGCGGCGCGAGGTCACCCACCTGCTCGACCCGCAGGGCACGCTCCTCGCCGAGGCCAGCGCCGACAAGGTCAGGGCCGACCGGCTCGGCGACGGCGGCCGCAGCGCCCGCTGGACCGAGTTCGAGGTCGAACTCGGCAGCGGCACCGACCCCGCCTTCCTCGACACCGTCGAGGAGTGCCTCCTGGAGGAGGGCCTGCGCCCCTCCGACGCGCCGTCGAAGCTGGCGAGGGCGCTGCAGGAAACGGGGGACGGGAAGAAGGCGGGGGAAGCGGGTAGGCAAGCGGCGAGGAAGCCGAAGAAGGGCGGCCGAGGGGCCGTCACCGCCGGGGACCACGTCCTCGCCTACGTCCGCCACCAGGCCGACGCCCTCCTCGCCTACGACACCGCCGTCCGCCGCGACGCCGAGGACTCCGTCCACCAGATGCGCGTCGCCACCCGCCGCCTGCGCAGCGCCTTCCGCACGTACCGCGACGTCCTGGACCGCGAGGTCACCGACCCGCTCGGCACGGAGCTGAAGTGGCTCGCCGAGGAGCTCGGCGCCGACCGGGACCGCGAGGTCGTCGCCGAGCGGCTGAAGGACGCCCTGGGCGCGCTGCCGGGCACGCTCGTCCTCGGGCCCGTCCGCGCCCGGCTGCGGATCTACGCCGCCGGCCGCGCCCAGGGCACGCGCAAGCGCCTCGCCGCCCTCCTCGACAGCGACCGCTACCTCACCCTCCTCGACGCGCTCGACGCCCTCCTCGCCGACCCGCCCCTGCGCCGGGCCGCCGCGCTCCCGGCGCCGGAGGTCCTGGCCGGGGCCGTCCTGCACGACTACGAGCGCCTGGCCGGCCGCGTCGAGCACGCCCTCGCCACGGCCCCCGGCCCGCAGCGCGACACCGCCCTCCACGACGCCCGCAAGGCGGCCAAGCGGGCCCGCTACGCCGCCGAGGCCGCGATGCCCGCGCTCGGCAAGCCCGCCAAGCGCTTCAGGTCCCGGATGAAGGACGTCCAGACGCTCCTCGGCGACCACCAGGACAGCGTCATGACCCGCACGGTCCTGCGCACCCTGGCGGCCGAGGCCCACGCGGCGGGGGAGAGCACGTTCACCTTGGGACTGCTGTACGGCCGGGAGGAACGGCAGGCGGCGGACGACGAGAGGGAGCTGCCGGACGTGTGGGCGAAGGCGGCCCGCAAGCGGTACCGGGCGGCACTGGGGGCGTGA
- a CDS encoding TIGR03960 family B12-binding radical SAM protein, with translation MTAESVFPQLEALLPHVQKPIQYVGGELNSTVKPWESADVRWCLMYPDAYEVGLPNQGVMILYEVLNEREGVLAERTYSVWPDLEELMREHKVPQFTVDSHRPVKAFDVFGLSFSTELGYTNMLTALDLAGIPLESKDRTIDDPIVLAGGHAAFNPEPIAEFIDCAVIGDGEQAVLEMTEIIRAWKAEGRPGGREEVLFRLARTGGVYVPAFYDVEYLPDGRIGRVVPNKSGVPWRVSKHTVMDLDEWPYPKQPLVPLAETVHERMSVEIFRGCTRGCRFCQAGMITRPVRERSITGIGEMVDRGLKATGFEEVGLLSLSSADHTEIGDVAKGLADRYEEDKIGLSLPSTRVDAFNVDLANELTRNGRRSGLTFAPEGGSERMRKVINKMVSEEDLIRTVATAYGNGWRQVKLYFMCGLPTETDEDVLQIGDMAVNVIAKGREVSGSNDIRCTVSIGGFVPKPHTPFQWAPQLSAEETDARLAKLRDKIRGDKKYGRSIGFRYHDGKPGIVEGLLSRGDRRIGAVIRAVYEDGGRFDGWREHFSYDRWMKCAEQTLPDQGVDVAWYTTRERTYEEVLPWDHLDSGLDKDWLWEDWQDALDETEVEDCRWTPCFDCGVCPQMDTSIQIGPTGKKLLPLSVVK, from the coding sequence ATGACTGCCGAATCGGTCTTCCCACAGCTCGAGGCCCTGCTCCCGCATGTGCAGAAGCCCATCCAGTACGTCGGCGGAGAGCTCAACTCCACGGTCAAGCCGTGGGAGAGCGCGGACGTCCGTTGGTGCCTGATGTACCCGGACGCCTACGAGGTCGGTCTGCCCAACCAGGGCGTCATGATCCTGTACGAGGTCCTCAACGAGCGCGAGGGCGTCCTCGCCGAGCGCACGTACAGCGTGTGGCCGGACCTCGAGGAGCTCATGCGCGAGCACAAGGTGCCGCAGTTCACCGTGGACAGCCACCGGCCGGTCAAGGCGTTCGACGTCTTCGGCCTGAGCTTCTCCACCGAGCTCGGCTACACCAACATGCTCACCGCGCTCGACCTGGCCGGCATCCCGCTGGAGTCCAAGGACCGCACGATCGACGACCCGATCGTGCTCGCGGGCGGTCACGCCGCCTTCAACCCCGAGCCGATCGCGGAGTTCATCGACTGCGCGGTCATCGGCGACGGCGAGCAGGCCGTCCTGGAGATGACCGAGATCATCCGGGCCTGGAAGGCCGAGGGCCGCCCCGGCGGCCGCGAGGAGGTGCTGTTCCGCCTCGCGAGGACGGGCGGGGTGTACGTCCCGGCGTTCTACGACGTCGAGTACCTGCCGGACGGCCGCATCGGCCGCGTCGTGCCCAACAAGTCCGGCGTGCCGTGGCGCGTGTCCAAGCACACCGTGATGGACCTGGACGAGTGGCCGTACCCGAAGCAGCCGCTCGTGCCGCTCGCGGAGACCGTCCACGAGCGCATGTCCGTCGAGATCTTCCGCGGCTGCACCCGCGGCTGCCGCTTCTGCCAGGCCGGCATGATCACGCGCCCCGTGCGGGAGCGGAGCATCACCGGCATCGGCGAGATGGTGGACCGCGGTCTGAAGGCGACCGGCTTCGAGGAGGTCGGCCTCCTGTCGCTGTCCTCCGCCGACCACACCGAGATCGGTGACGTCGCGAAGGGCCTGGCGGACCGGTACGAGGAGGACAAGATCGGTCTGTCCCTCCCCTCCACCCGCGTGGACGCCTTCAACGTCGACCTCGCCAACGAGCTGACCCGCAACGGCCGCCGCTCCGGTCTGACGTTCGCCCCCGAGGGCGGCTCCGAGCGCATGCGCAAGGTCATCAACAAGATGGTCTCGGAAGAGGACCTGATCCGTACCGTCGCCACGGCGTACGGCAACGGCTGGCGCCAGGTGAAGCTGTACTTCATGTGCGGCCTGCCGACCGAGACCGACGAGGACGTGCTCCAGATCGGCGACATGGCGGTCAACGTGATCGCCAAGGGCCGCGAGGTCTCCGGCTCCAACGACATCCGCTGCACCGTCTCCATCGGCGGCTTCGTGCCCAAGCCGCACACCCCGTTCCAGTGGGCCCCGCAGCTCTCCGCGGAGGAGACGGACGCCCGCCTGGCGAAGCTGCGCGACAAGATCCGCGGCGACAAGAAGTACGGCCGTTCGATCGGTTTCCGCTACCACGACGGCAAGCCCGGCATCGTCGAGGGCCTGCTCTCGCGCGGCGACCGGCGGATCGGCGCGGTCATCCGCGCGGTCTACGAGGACGGCGGCCGCTTCGACGGCTGGCGCGAGCACTTCTCCTACGACCGCTGGATGAAGTGCGCCGAGCAGACGCTGCCGGACCAGGGCGTCGACGTCGCCTGGTACACGACGCGCGAGCGCACCTACGAGGAGGTCCTGCCCTGGGACCACCTGGACTCCGGTCTCGACAAGGACTGGCTCTGGGAGGACTGGCAGGACGCGCTCGACGAGACCGAGGTCGAGGACTGCCGCTGGACGCCGTGCTTCGACTGCGGCGTGTGCCCGCAGATGGACACGTCCATCCAGATCGGCCCGACGGGCAAGAAGCTGCTTCCGCTCTCCGTCGTCAAGTAA